Proteins encoded in a region of the Leifsonia sp. PS1209 genome:
- a CDS encoding alpha/beta fold hydrolase, producing MSRRVLRLGAVAVVVAAVAVLAGCSSSQPVRIEEDLGARPYVGDFYTVPSPLPSGAPGTLIATEQAPGQPDGAAAWRILFRSTDLTGKPVVNSGLLVVPDTPAPAGGRTIVSWGHPTTGSAEKCAPSRFFDPYVFVEGLTDLLDRGYAVVYTDYTGMGVPGPDSYLVGETEGRNVLDAARAARTVLGPEASERVVLWGHSQGGQAVLFAAQLAASYAPDLDVRAAAVAAPATDLASLMRADIGDVSGVSIASYAFAAYAAVYDQPLQSILTRAAVDALPTMNTFCLLTQNSALHKIAKPLIGAFLSADPETTEPWSGLLAANTPGASRIAVPLFVAQGLSDKLVRPSATDAFVAREKAEGTAVTYDRIPGATHGTVADKAIPRVLEWLDANGGGAAG from the coding sequence GTGAGCCGGCGAGTGTTGCGCTTGGGGGCCGTCGCCGTGGTGGTGGCGGCGGTGGCCGTGCTGGCCGGATGCTCGTCCAGCCAGCCCGTGCGCATCGAGGAGGATCTGGGCGCGAGGCCCTATGTCGGCGACTTCTACACGGTTCCGTCCCCGCTGCCGAGCGGCGCGCCCGGCACCCTGATCGCCACCGAGCAGGCGCCCGGCCAGCCGGACGGCGCAGCGGCCTGGCGCATCCTGTTCCGCTCCACCGACCTCACCGGCAAGCCGGTCGTGAACAGCGGCCTTCTCGTCGTTCCCGATACGCCTGCTCCGGCGGGCGGGCGAACCATCGTCTCCTGGGGCCACCCGACCACGGGCAGCGCGGAGAAGTGCGCGCCGTCCCGCTTCTTCGACCCGTACGTCTTCGTCGAGGGGCTCACCGACCTCCTCGACCGCGGATACGCCGTGGTCTACACCGACTACACCGGGATGGGCGTGCCGGGCCCGGACTCCTATCTCGTCGGCGAAACCGAGGGACGAAACGTGCTCGACGCCGCCCGCGCGGCTCGGACGGTGCTCGGCCCCGAGGCCAGCGAGCGCGTCGTGCTCTGGGGCCACTCGCAAGGCGGCCAGGCCGTGCTCTTCGCTGCGCAGCTGGCCGCTTCATACGCGCCGGACCTAGACGTGCGCGCCGCCGCGGTCGCCGCCCCGGCCACCGACTTGGCCAGCCTCATGCGCGCCGACATCGGCGACGTCTCAGGGGTGAGCATCGCGTCGTACGCCTTCGCGGCATACGCGGCGGTGTACGACCAGCCCCTGCAGAGCATCCTGACCCGGGCGGCAGTGGATGCGCTGCCCACCATGAACACCTTCTGCCTCCTCACCCAGAACTCGGCCCTCCACAAGATCGCGAAGCCGCTGATCGGCGCGTTCCTCTCGGCGGATCCGGAGACGACGGAACCGTGGTCCGGCCTCCTCGCCGCGAACACGCCGGGCGCATCCCGGATCGCTGTGCCGCTGTTCGTCGCGCAGGGTCTCTCCGACAAGCTGGTGCGCCCGTCGGCCACGGATGCGTTCGTCGCGCGCGAGAAGGCGGAGGGCACCGCGGTGACGTACGACAGGATCCCCGGCGCGACGCACGGGACGGTGGCGGACAAGGCGATTCCGCGCGTGCTGGAGTGGCTGGATGCGAACGGGGGCGGGGCGGCGGGGTGA